One window of the Streptomyces sp. ITFR-21 genome contains the following:
- a CDS encoding ABC transporter substrate-binding protein, translated as MQHHRLITSGLVGLAAAVLTAGLAGCGSGSGPGGNSSSGAQGSAISAGRCAENKAAGRITYLSGYQYQSSVSILEYVAAAKLGYFKDLCLDVSLKPGTGDTALNTKLLASGQATVSAIAEQDIIQAQANGIDIEGISSYSDAGLDILMTNKDVTELTQLDGKVVGHKGYVPAAVEAMLVKAGVRWDSLKLVKEGYDPSVLPRRQGGLAALTGFVSNEPNQLKAAGKEVTVWKPVDYGIPSSIGAMAVNPAFARAHPHAVEDILRAALHAYAYCSSSAQHTDECVGYAARLSGPTYDKKLNASIWTTETQVVKDNPTPGQPLGGIDLGNVAKLVDMLHRFKIVPEGVTADKAKGWFDTSFVSAVYAGDRLVWPAP; from the coding sequence ATGCAGCACCACCGCCTCATCACCTCCGGTCTCGTGGGCCTCGCCGCCGCCGTGCTGACCGCCGGCCTCGCGGGGTGCGGTTCCGGCTCGGGCCCGGGCGGCAACTCGTCGTCGGGCGCGCAGGGTTCCGCGATCTCCGCCGGGCGCTGCGCGGAGAACAAGGCCGCCGGCCGGATCACCTACCTGTCCGGCTACCAGTACCAGTCGTCGGTATCGATCCTGGAATACGTCGCCGCCGCCAAACTCGGCTACTTCAAAGACCTATGTCTCGACGTCTCGCTCAAGCCCGGCACCGGCGACACCGCGCTGAACACCAAGCTGCTGGCCAGCGGGCAGGCGACCGTATCCGCCATCGCCGAACAGGACATCATCCAGGCACAGGCCAACGGCATCGACATCGAGGGCATCTCCTCGTACTCCGACGCGGGCCTCGACATCCTGATGACCAACAAGGACGTCACCGAGCTCACCCAACTCGACGGCAAGGTGGTCGGGCACAAGGGCTATGTGCCGGCCGCCGTTGAGGCGATGCTGGTCAAGGCGGGGGTCAGGTGGGACTCGCTCAAGCTGGTCAAGGAGGGGTACGACCCTTCCGTGCTGCCCCGCCGCCAAGGCGGCCTCGCGGCGCTCACCGGATTCGTCTCCAACGAGCCCAACCAGCTCAAGGCCGCGGGCAAGGAGGTCACCGTGTGGAAGCCCGTCGACTACGGGATCCCCAGCTCGATCGGCGCGATGGCCGTGAACCCGGCGTTCGCGCGGGCGCATCCGCACGCGGTCGAGGACATCCTGCGCGCGGCGCTGCACGCGTACGCGTACTGCTCCTCCAGCGCGCAGCACACCGACGAGTGTGTGGGCTACGCGGCGCGGCTGTCCGGCCCGACGTACGACAAGAAGCTGAACGCGAGCATCTGGACGACCGAGACGCAGGTCGTCAAGGACAACCCGACACCGGGGCAGCCGCTCGGCGGCATCGACCTCGGCAATGTCGCGAAGCTGGTCGACATGCTGCACCGGTTCAAGATCGTGCCGGAGGGCGTGACCGCGGACAAGGCGAAGGGGTGGTTCGACACGTCGTTCGTCAGCGCGGTGTACGCGGGCGACAGGCTTGTGTGGCCTGCGCCGTAG
- a CDS encoding LLM class flavin-dependent oxidoreductase, translating to MPAKEYGIFLPIGNGGWMLSTTAPHPEASYAWNKRAALHAEDIGLDFIMSMAKWRGFGGTTDHWGRSLESLTMMAALAESTTRVKIWATLHANVHNPAIAAKMLTTLQDVSGGRAGLNIVNGSYPGEFEQFGVWDPDLSHADRYRMTELWTEAVSRLWTEPSVTMHTPYFDLVDCESRPHPASRPTVISAGTSEDARRFQARYADGAFLAAESLDEMRLLSADVHTRAKANGRVCKTYSMLTVVQDETDELAAKKVREWGAGLDREALVHMRRTWGIPEDQARAWAEGAEGEAAFQTAYVAGSARTVTEHIEYIVHEADLDGLMLIFPEYDEDMVLFGETVLPALRARDEVTA from the coding sequence GTGCCCGCGAAAGAATACGGAATCTTCCTCCCCATCGGGAACGGGGGATGGATGCTGTCCACGACGGCGCCGCATCCCGAGGCGAGCTACGCGTGGAACAAACGCGCCGCTCTGCACGCGGAGGACATCGGGCTCGACTTCATCATGTCGATGGCGAAGTGGCGCGGCTTCGGCGGCACCACCGACCACTGGGGCCGCTCGCTGGAGTCGCTGACGATGATGGCGGCGCTCGCCGAGTCCACCACCCGGGTCAAGATCTGGGCCACCCTGCACGCGAACGTCCACAACCCCGCCATCGCGGCGAAGATGCTCACCACCCTCCAGGACGTCTCCGGCGGCCGGGCCGGCCTGAACATCGTCAACGGCTCCTACCCGGGGGAGTTCGAGCAGTTCGGCGTCTGGGACCCGGACCTCAGCCACGCGGACCGCTACCGGATGACGGAACTGTGGACGGAGGCGGTCAGCCGGCTGTGGACCGAACCCTCGGTCACCATGCACACCCCGTACTTCGACCTCGTCGACTGCGAGTCCCGCCCGCACCCGGCGAGCCGCCCGACCGTCATCAGCGCGGGTACGTCCGAGGACGCGCGCCGCTTCCAGGCGCGGTACGCCGACGGCGCCTTTCTTGCCGCGGAGAGCCTTGACGAGATGCGGCTGCTCTCGGCGGACGTCCACACGCGGGCGAAGGCCAACGGCCGCGTCTGCAAGACCTATTCGATGCTCACCGTGGTCCAGGACGAGACCGACGAACTGGCCGCGAAGAAGGTGCGGGAATGGGGTGCGGGACTCGACCGCGAGGCACTCGTCCATATGCGCAGAACCTGGGGCATCCCCGAGGACCAGGCCCGCGCGTGGGCCGAAGGCGCCGAAGGCGAGGCCGCGTTCCAGACCGCGTACGTCGCCGGTTCGGCGCGGACGGTCACCGAGCACATCGAGTACATCGTGCACGAGGCAGACCTGGACGGGCTGATGCTGATCTTCCCGGAGTACGACGAGGACATGGTGCTCTTCGGCGAGACCGTCCTGCCCGCGCTGCGCGCCCGCGACGAGGTGACGGCCTGA
- a CDS encoding ABC transporter permease produces MAVAAERATTASEAESPAEPSAAPSAESPVEPSVAPPRFGRGRTTSRLAWARPAVWLPLVVMLALLAVLWQYGARRLPYLLPSLPGIGRSLGSNFGYYVDNALTTLGEATAGLAMGFAAAFVLAVLTSELPLVSRAVMPIAVVLNVTPLVAIAPALVVAFGFGPLPKLIITGLICFFPILINTAAGLRSVPREVLQVYRTMDAGRLELLWHLRIPNALPFLFAALRIVFPLSIIGAVVAEMSAAGSTYGLGTVISVASSMNQLPVVYASIFVLALMGVALLLAVTLVERWALRWHDSARD; encoded by the coding sequence ATGGCCGTAGCCGCGGAACGCGCCACCACGGCGTCCGAGGCGGAGTCGCCCGCCGAGCCGTCTGCGGCGCCGTCCGCGGAGTCGCCTGTGGAGCCGTCCGTGGCGCCGCCGCGCTTCGGCCGCGGCCGTACGACGTCCCGGCTGGCCTGGGCCCGCCCCGCCGTGTGGCTGCCCCTCGTGGTGATGCTGGCGCTTCTCGCCGTCCTCTGGCAGTACGGCGCCAGGAGGCTGCCCTACCTGCTGCCGTCCCTGCCGGGCATCGGCAGGTCGCTCGGTTCGAATTTCGGCTACTACGTCGACAACGCCCTGACCACGCTGGGTGAGGCGACCGCCGGGCTCGCCATGGGGTTCGCCGCCGCGTTCGTCCTCGCGGTGCTGACCAGCGAACTCCCGCTCGTCAGCCGGGCGGTCATGCCGATCGCGGTCGTCCTCAACGTCACCCCGCTCGTCGCGATCGCCCCGGCGCTGGTGGTGGCCTTCGGCTTCGGCCCGCTGCCCAAGCTGATCATCACCGGCCTGATCTGCTTCTTCCCCATCCTCATCAACACCGCCGCCGGTCTGCGGTCCGTGCCGCGGGAGGTACTCCAGGTGTACCGGACGATGGACGCCGGCCGGCTCGAACTGCTCTGGCACCTGCGCATCCCCAACGCGCTGCCTTTCCTCTTCGCCGCGCTGCGCATCGTCTTCCCGCTGTCGATCATCGGCGCGGTGGTGGCCGAGATGTCGGCCGCCGGGTCGACCTACGGCCTCGGCACGGTGATCAGCGTGGCCTCGTCCATGAACCAACTGCCGGTGGTGTACGCGTCGATCTTCGTGCTCGCGCTCATGGGCGTGGCGCTGCTGCTCGCCGTCACGCTGGTCGAGCGGTGGGCACTGCGCTGGCACGACAGCGCGCGGGACTGA
- a CDS encoding HD domain-containing protein — protein sequence MSHQALLIGASDYDDPAIAELPFIPDDLRRLQNALTEREFGSVEILESPRGTTGTAVHARVSRFLREAARGDVLFILLSGHGQHFEGADYLIPEDASFAIDPFASCCVEIGWRKELEESAAAQVVFLIDACREGLEQDAKSPAGVHRWATKKVAATLRRKVAYVYACSPAEKAHFIRATDTAHATGTDGGAQASGATGEARRRRAADGADGATTQGDRTGESFSLFSRAVADVVTEVTHAVDLADFEEQVQARVSALHTAYGKPGRPQRLRVTTDVGDRRAFAVLPGPARHARAHPWVRSVTVHPAWDRTAAGPTRDMLQQVCAALAGQLADDFTRSSAVLRDDPWHDTELARRAQSRMDFLVRRVEDTEALSRGGRPAAFSPTEAALTVLLPLVVQAFWTHEAAQRVDVLDKGARTPEHDRFHDFVRTHPRLVRRLRTLDQAGDPRGDTARIRWWLFHRWLLQQPELYTGQSLKSLLGTAEQAPDGDCDRPAWVDVALSADRFGRFVQDLRTAPFGIPGDSALAVPDVIGASTGDEHDVRHALVAALAKSAQALAVDPVDLPEIVVEHLGISDAVDLPELLTTLRASEWRTSGVGRSLHAVCHHPAVQIALRDHARRTDELLRDVNRNPALPPLRSLPPFADADQVRLSGSTPEHLSDGIRFQLAEDRVQELLMGESLYQDRGLAVRELYQNALDALRYRDARTQYLRRTGDGRRREDTWTGRIDFRQGLDADGRPYLECRDNGIGMGVHELSHVFAQGGTRFVDLPEYIGEEASWSELSPPITLHPNSRFGIGVLSYFMLADEIEVRTCRMGRDGRPGRLLKVTIAGPGNLFRVQDLGEGEETGTSVRLMLARGRSPVSCVDTLEQLLWVAQYRTTAEHGSRRAQWAPGELAAAAVERHRSSQRGRLWTSEDTVLPSGCPDLWWIDGAGALLADGLYVSSSSADREAPYGLAVNLYGPHRPELTVNRASALSYDYAYVERAALATAGDVVLGQHPLSPHWLDDVSESSPRIADRIADLAGAAGLPWEVGGHPTTFDAVGVFAPDELLVLLMTGGVRERDRAFAALVLRRIPAQLLRWRLAALYGTGMAGPFAGPQAGPRPCARPSDLALLNSAASGLQWRETLSSWLLGPVPDRAAANELALLTRWRSPEETVSANTLMGCAESSGHTPGDVADRCAQLGYRTEPLGGLAKADRTDLPLLTPLGDASGWLPPGAELSAAQVAFSAALANLPTREAAERLGELGFTLPGAVPCRERWTSEEREMLRGLWRAHAEPPAPGAAMTVTVPQLVQAAQIPGLPLREAAELLTGLGFHVPPAGSLVEEATDDDRMLLAYEGVWAWADRPVAPIHVLAVASRTRRPAAEVVGRLRALGFQAADIPTDREPDLAAATDKIVKDGLYSPVARVVDGIVELHNRHTFTGVATPTEGLAGALEALGYVLAGGPQLMARRIGADGPAFGTLPTPSGFGPVPPVDLYALGEYVGRPRPEVAAELASLGYEIAPEDPRFEGDLQVEWTLGRLIRRFHPALGGTPATPPPRDPQHISLPALAATAMRHGLPFHEAARFATACAIHHEAEPWFPPAPAPPATG from the coding sequence GTGTCCCACCAGGCCCTGCTGATCGGGGCGAGCGACTACGACGACCCGGCCATCGCCGAACTCCCGTTTATCCCGGACGACTTGCGGCGTCTCCAGAACGCCCTGACCGAGCGGGAGTTCGGCTCGGTGGAGATCCTGGAGTCGCCCCGCGGCACCACCGGTACGGCCGTGCACGCCCGGGTCAGCCGCTTCCTGCGCGAAGCGGCCCGCGGTGACGTCCTGTTCATCCTGCTCAGCGGCCACGGCCAGCACTTCGAGGGCGCCGACTACCTGATCCCGGAGGACGCCAGCTTCGCCATCGACCCGTTCGCCTCCTGCTGCGTGGAGATCGGCTGGCGCAAGGAGCTGGAGGAGTCCGCCGCCGCCCAGGTCGTCTTCCTGATCGACGCCTGCCGCGAGGGCTTGGAACAGGACGCCAAGTCACCGGCCGGCGTGCACCGTTGGGCCACGAAGAAGGTCGCCGCGACGCTCCGGCGCAAGGTCGCCTACGTCTACGCCTGCTCGCCGGCCGAGAAGGCGCACTTCATCCGCGCCACCGACACCGCGCACGCCACCGGGACCGACGGCGGGGCGCAGGCCAGCGGTGCCACCGGCGAGGCGCGCCGCCGCCGCGCCGCCGACGGGGCCGACGGGGCCACGACGCAGGGCGACCGCACCGGCGAGTCGTTCAGCCTCTTCTCCCGCGCCGTCGCGGACGTGGTCACCGAGGTCACCCACGCCGTGGACCTCGCCGACTTCGAGGAGCAGGTCCAGGCCCGCGTGTCGGCCCTGCACACCGCCTACGGCAAGCCCGGCCGCCCCCAACGGCTCCGCGTCACCACCGATGTCGGCGACCGCCGCGCCTTCGCCGTCCTGCCGGGCCCGGCCCGGCACGCCCGGGCGCACCCGTGGGTACGGTCCGTCACCGTCCATCCGGCGTGGGACCGTACGGCCGCCGGACCCACCCGCGACATGCTCCAGCAGGTGTGCGCCGCCCTGGCGGGACAGCTCGCCGACGACTTCACCCGCTCCTCCGCCGTACTGCGTGACGACCCGTGGCACGACACCGAACTCGCCCGCCGGGCCCAGTCCCGGATGGACTTCCTGGTCCGCCGGGTCGAGGACACCGAGGCGCTCTCCCGGGGCGGCAGGCCCGCCGCGTTCTCCCCCACCGAGGCCGCGCTGACCGTGCTGCTCCCGCTGGTCGTGCAGGCGTTCTGGACCCACGAGGCGGCCCAGCGGGTGGACGTGCTCGACAAGGGCGCCCGCACCCCGGAGCACGACCGCTTCCACGACTTCGTCCGCACCCACCCGCGCCTGGTCCGCCGGCTGCGTACCCTGGACCAGGCCGGCGATCCCCGCGGGGACACGGCCCGTATCCGCTGGTGGCTCTTCCACCGCTGGCTGCTCCAGCAGCCCGAGCTGTACACCGGCCAGTCCCTCAAGTCCCTTCTCGGCACGGCCGAACAGGCCCCGGACGGCGACTGCGACCGGCCCGCCTGGGTCGATGTCGCGCTGTCCGCCGACCGCTTCGGCCGCTTCGTCCAGGACCTGCGCACCGCGCCCTTCGGCATCCCCGGTGACAGCGCGCTGGCCGTACCCGACGTCATCGGCGCCAGCACCGGCGACGAGCACGACGTACGGCACGCCCTCGTCGCCGCGCTCGCCAAGTCGGCGCAGGCGCTGGCCGTCGACCCGGTCGACCTGCCCGAGATCGTGGTCGAACACCTCGGCATCTCCGACGCCGTCGACCTCCCCGAGCTGCTCACCACCCTGCGCGCCTCCGAGTGGCGCACCTCCGGCGTCGGCCGCTCCCTGCACGCGGTCTGCCACCACCCCGCCGTCCAGATCGCGTTGCGCGACCACGCGCGCCGCACCGACGAGCTGCTGCGCGACGTCAACCGCAACCCGGCCCTGCCGCCGCTGCGTTCGCTGCCGCCCTTCGCCGACGCGGACCAGGTACGGCTCAGCGGCAGCACACCGGAACACCTCTCCGACGGCATCCGCTTCCAACTCGCCGAGGACCGCGTCCAGGAACTCCTCATGGGCGAGTCCCTCTACCAAGACCGCGGCCTCGCCGTCCGCGAGCTCTACCAGAACGCCCTGGACGCCCTGCGCTACCGCGACGCCCGCACCCAGTACCTCCGCCGCACCGGCGACGGCCGCCGCCGGGAGGACACATGGACCGGCCGCATCGACTTCCGCCAGGGCCTGGACGCCGACGGCCGCCCCTACCTCGAATGCCGGGACAACGGCATCGGCATGGGCGTCCACGAACTCAGCCACGTCTTCGCCCAGGGCGGCACCCGCTTCGTGGACCTGCCCGAGTACATCGGCGAGGAGGCGAGCTGGTCCGAACTGAGCCCGCCCATCACGCTCCACCCCAACAGCCGTTTCGGTATCGGCGTGCTCTCCTACTTCATGCTCGCCGACGAGATCGAGGTCCGCACCTGCCGGATGGGCCGCGACGGGCGCCCCGGCCGCCTGCTGAAGGTCACCATCGCGGGCCCCGGCAACCTCTTCCGGGTCCAGGACCTCGGCGAGGGCGAGGAGACCGGCACGTCGGTCCGACTGATGCTGGCCCGCGGCAGGTCCCCGGTGTCGTGCGTGGACACGCTGGAGCAGCTGCTGTGGGTGGCGCAGTACCGCACGACGGCCGAGCACGGATCGCGGCGGGCGCAGTGGGCGCCGGGAGAGCTGGCGGCGGCGGCCGTCGAACGGCACCGGTCGAGCCAGCGCGGACGGCTCTGGACGTCCGAGGACACCGTTCTGCCGTCGGGCTGCCCCGACCTGTGGTGGATCGACGGGGCCGGCGCCCTGCTGGCCGACGGCCTGTACGTCAGTTCGAGCTCCGCCGACCGAGAGGCTCCGTACGGCCTGGCGGTGAACCTGTACGGCCCGCACCGGCCGGAGTTGACCGTCAACAGGGCTTCGGCGCTCTCGTACGACTACGCGTACGTCGAACGCGCCGCGCTGGCGACGGCCGGTGATGTCGTCCTCGGCCAGCACCCGCTGAGTCCGCACTGGTTGGACGACGTGAGCGAGTCGTCGCCGCGGATCGCGGACCGGATCGCGGATCTGGCCGGGGCGGCGGGGCTGCCGTGGGAGGTGGGCGGCCACCCGACGACCTTCGACGCCGTGGGCGTGTTCGCCCCGGACGAGTTGCTGGTGCTCCTGATGACCGGCGGTGTCCGCGAGCGCGACCGGGCTTTTGCCGCCCTGGTGCTGCGGCGCATACCGGCGCAACTGCTCCGCTGGCGCCTGGCCGCCCTGTACGGCACCGGAATGGCCGGCCCCTTCGCCGGTCCGCAGGCCGGCCCGCGGCCCTGTGCGCGGCCCTCGGACCTGGCGCTGCTGAACAGCGCCGCGAGCGGCCTCCAGTGGCGGGAAACGCTGTCCTCATGGCTCCTGGGCCCCGTGCCCGACCGGGCGGCGGCGAACGAGCTGGCCCTGCTCACCCGCTGGCGGTCACCGGAAGAGACGGTCAGCGCGAACACCCTCATGGGCTGCGCCGAGTCCTCCGGGCACACCCCGGGCGACGTGGCCGACCGGTGCGCTCAACTCGGCTACCGCACCGAACCGTTGGGCGGGCTGGCGAAGGCCGACCGGACCGATCTGCCGTTGCTCACTCCGCTGGGCGACGCGAGCGGCTGGCTCCCGCCCGGCGCCGAACTGTCCGCCGCGCAGGTCGCCTTCAGCGCCGCCCTGGCCAACCTGCCGACCCGGGAGGCCGCCGAGCGGCTCGGCGAACTGGGCTTCACACTCCCCGGGGCCGTTCCCTGCCGGGAGCGGTGGACGTCCGAGGAGCGGGAGATGCTCAGGGGACTGTGGCGAGCGCACGCCGAACCGCCCGCGCCCGGGGCCGCGATGACCGTCACCGTCCCCCAACTGGTGCAAGCCGCACAGATTCCCGGCCTGCCGCTGCGCGAGGCCGCGGAACTGCTGACCGGCCTCGGCTTTCACGTGCCGCCGGCGGGCTCACTCGTCGAAGAGGCGACCGACGACGACCGGATGCTGCTGGCGTACGAAGGTGTCTGGGCCTGGGCGGACCGCCCCGTGGCACCGATTCACGTCCTGGCGGTGGCGTCCCGGACCCGCAGGCCGGCCGCCGAGGTCGTAGGGCGGCTGCGGGCGCTCGGCTTCCAGGCGGCGGACATCCCGACCGACCGGGAGCCGGACCTCGCGGCGGCCACCGACAAGATCGTCAAGGACGGTCTCTACTCCCCTGTGGCCAGGGTGGTCGACGGAATCGTCGAACTGCACAACCGACACACCTTCACGGGCGTCGCGACGCCGACCGAGGGCCTTGCCGGGGCGCTGGAAGCCCTGGGTTACGTCCTGGCCGGCGGGCCGCAGCTGATGGCCCGGCGGATCGGCGCGGACGGCCCTGCCTTCGGCACACTGCCCACGCCGTCCGGTTTCGGGCCCGTCCCACCGGTCGACCTGTACGCCCTGGGCGAGTACGTCGGTCGCCCGCGTCCCGAGGTCGCCGCGGAACTGGCCTCCCTCGGCTACGAAATCGCCCCGGAGGACCCCCGGTTCGAAGGCGACCTCCAGGTCGAGTGGACCCTGGGCCGGCTGATCCGACGCTTCCACCCGGCCCTCGGCGGGACGCCGGCAACGCCGCCCCCGCGCGACCCCCAGCACATCTCCCTGCCCGCCCTGGCCGCCACCGCCATGCGCCACGGCCTCCCCTTCCACGAGGCGGCCCGGTTCGCCACCGCCTGCGCCATCCACCACGAGGCCGAACCCTGGTTCCCCCCGGCCCCGGCCCCGCCCGCCACCGGCTGA
- a CDS encoding ABC transporter ATP-binding protein, whose protein sequence is MAGTPAVELRSVRRVYGSGPSATVALDDVHLTVPPGRFISLIGPSGCGKSTLLRLVAGLEQPDRGDVRMHGVTPAEAGAAKMIGFVPQSPALLPWMSVLRNVALPQKINRGAAKRRASIARSTERETAPAAAPDLRELLVRAGLGEAMHKLPAELSGGMRQRVAIVRAFGLRPDVLVMDEPFSALDEFTRESLQDQLLDLWEELKTTVVFVTHSVSEAVRLSDTVVVMAPNPGRIVETVDVDLPRPRGQHLFGERRFHAYEDLIRERLRRAWHGGAA, encoded by the coding sequence CCGCGACGGTCGCTCTCGACGACGTTCACCTGACGGTCCCGCCCGGCCGGTTCATCAGCCTCATCGGGCCCAGCGGCTGCGGCAAGTCGACGCTGTTACGCCTGGTCGCCGGTCTCGAGCAGCCCGACCGCGGCGATGTCCGGATGCACGGCGTCACACCGGCCGAGGCGGGCGCCGCCAAGATGATCGGCTTCGTACCGCAGAGCCCGGCCCTGCTGCCGTGGATGTCCGTGCTGCGGAACGTCGCGCTCCCGCAGAAGATCAACCGCGGCGCCGCCAAACGCCGCGCGAGCATCGCCCGCTCCACCGAGCGCGAGACCGCGCCGGCCGCCGCCCCCGACCTGCGGGAACTCCTGGTCAGGGCCGGTCTCGGCGAGGCCATGCACAAGCTCCCGGCCGAACTGTCCGGCGGCATGCGGCAGCGCGTGGCGATCGTCCGGGCCTTCGGCCTGCGGCCCGACGTACTCGTCATGGACGAACCCTTCTCCGCGCTGGACGAGTTCACCCGCGAGAGCCTCCAGGACCAACTGCTCGACCTGTGGGAAGAGTTGAAAACGACGGTGGTGTTCGTCACACACTCGGTGTCCGAGGCGGTCCGGCTCTCCGACACCGTGGTCGTGATGGCCCCGAACCCCGGCCGCATCGTGGAGACCGTCGACGTCGACCTGCCCCGGCCGCGCGGCCAACACCTCTTCGGCGAGCGCCGTTTCCACGCGTACGAGGACCTGATCAGAGAGCGGCTGCGCCGCGCCTGGCACGGCGGCGCCGCGTGA